The Kineothrix sp. IPX-CK genomic interval TACGCATGATCTTTGAACGTTTTATTGAGCTGAAAAAGCAAATGGTGGTACGCTTTTTATATGATTGGGAAGGAAAGGGGATATTGAGCGAGCCGAAGGATATTGCCGTTATTATGAACCATATGAGCCAGCTCGAGCCGCTGCTGAAGGAATATACGAAGCATATTTACATCCTTCAGGGCCTTTTTATCGGAAGCTGGGGGGAGATGCATAATTCCCGTTACTTAAGCGAGCGGCACATCGCCAGATTAGCCAGACATCTGTACGAATGCTCTGGAGAAAATACCCAGATTGCACTGAGGTGCCCGAACTTTTGGCGAATGCTTTTCAAGACCTGCCGGCCATTAGAAAGGGCTGTTGCTTTCACGGATATTCAGAAGGCGCGGTTTTCCTTATTTAATGACGGCATCATGGCTTCTGACACGGATTTTGGAACCTATGGAAATGTGGGTATGAAGGATTCCAAATCCTACAGCGAAAAGTGGACACGAAAGGATGAGCTGGAATTCCAGAACCAGTTGTGCCGATACGTCGCCAACGGAGGAGAGGTAATTAACGAATGCCCGGGTAACGACGCAGGTCCTGCGCTGGAGGTGCTTAGAAAGATGAGGATCTCCTATCTTCACAGCGATTATGACGAGAAAGTACTGAATAAATGGAAGGCTTCCAAGTCAGGTGTAAACGAGACGCTATGGAAGGAGAAGACGGCTTTCGAATACATAGAAGCTCATTTGGGATACCGGTTTACGGTAGAAGAAGCGTCCCTGTCCATTGCTCCGGATAAAAGCGGAAGATTTAAGGCCTCTGTTAAGATAGTCAACCGGGGCTTCGCGCCCTGTTACCATAAATATGAGGTGAAGTTTGTAATTCGCGACGCTTCGTTTTCTGAGATATACGAATACGGGGTGGATACGGACACCCGTATGTGGATGCCGGAAGAGCCGGTGGAACTGGAAGCGTTGATTTCTACGGAGCAATTTGGCTTAAGCAGTTATATTTTATGTATAGGAATTTATGACCCGCAGGCGGACAGTCCGATTCAGCTGGCTGATACCTTCTCGTCGGCGGATCATATGGGAAATTATAATCTTGGCAATTTTACGGTGATTTCTTAGGGTGCGCAGTTTTTGTGTAAGAGTAAAGGAAAAGTTATGTCGGATTTATTATTGAATGTTATCTTAATTGCAAGAAGAAATACTTCGTTAAGCTTTGTCCGGGCTTTGCAAAGTGTTCTCTGCCAGACCTATGCTCCCATTAAGGTGCTGGTGGTGGATGCCAATGAGCCCGATAGCTTATACAGTCTGGGGATGCAGGAAGATTTGATCGATTTTCCGGAGGTAGAGTATGTGAGGCTGGACCCCTCTCTTTCGATTGCAGCTATCCGTAATCAGATGCTTGGGAATGCGGAGGGAGAGTATATCGCATACTTGAGCAGCAATGATATATGGCGGTTGGATAAAGCTGCATTACAGATCGGCGGGCTGGAAGATTCGCCGGAGGCAGCGGCGTCTTGCAGCGGTGGAATACTCATGGACGAGCGGGGATCGGAGTTGGAAGTAGAGCCTTTGATGGAACACCCGGAGGAGGATTCCTCTCTATGGCTGCTAGACAATCCGGCGAGGAGTCCGGGTCAGGTTATCTACAGAAGGGCGGCAGTGCTGGAAGAGGGCGGATTTGACGAACAGTTTGTCAACTTTTGCGACGGCGATATGCTGTTTCGGCTAAGCCGCAGAAAAAGGATTCTGTTTCCTGCCGATTCCTTGTGCGAATGCAGGATTACGTCTGACGACGAAGCCTATGACTGGAATGATTTTAAGGATGGACAGAAGATTCTGTATAAATATACGGAGATTTTCCTGGTGAATAAGCGCATGACACAGAATTTTTATGGGCGTATGCTCTTTCTTGCAAGAGTCAACTATATGTGGCTGAACTATTTCATCTATATTTATATGTACTTCATCAAGTCGCCGCTGCGTTCTGTCTGGATGCTTTTCAAGAAGGCTGCAAAAAGCGTTTATTATATGATGAAATGGAATAAGCGTGCCTTCCGGATGCTGGCCGGAAAGCTTCGTTTGAATCGGGATATACATATGATTCAAAACGGGAAGCTGGAAAAGGTAAAAGCGCTGAAGGCTCCCTGCGAGCCGGAGAAGGATGAACAAATACCACTTGAGTTTTCTTCTGCCCGTGAATATAATGAGAAGAAGTCTCTTCATTTTTGTTTTGACAAAAAGCTTAATAGTATTGTCATCCCGGAATATGTGACGGTAATTAAGAAAGGCATGTTCTATGGCTGTGATAATCTGATCAGCGTGGAAATACCTAATACAGTACTGGAAATTCAAGCCTACGCCTTTCATAAATGCAGGAACCTGCGCTATGTCACCTTCAAAGAAGGAAGCCGCCTCGGCAAAATCGGAGATTATGCTTTTGCGGGCTGCCGCCTGTTAAAAACGATGAGTCTGCCCTCCAATATCGTGCAAATCGGCAAATACGCTTTTGCCGAATGCTGTTCCTTAAGGCAGCTATCCTTTACCTACCTGCATCGCGGAGAGGAAAGGACGAATAATTTATATCCTACCGCGCTAGGCACGCTTCCCCGCTATATGTTTTTGGGTTGTACCGGTCTGCTGTCGGTGGAATTCGGTGTGAACAGCATATTGGAGACAATAGAAAACGGAGTCTTCCTGGGCTGCCGGAGACTGCAGAATGTGGTTCTGACCGGAGGGGTGAAATATATAGGAAGCTATGCCT includes:
- a CDS encoding DUF4832 domain-containing protein gives rise to the protein MEYKGRITKLKWIPLPRTEKAEALYNPYCGFYSIYRFFADSRTEAVEGVPIEEVRAEPSKQLCLVEINLLPFNETELPEEALEIVRMIFERFIELKKQMVVRFLYDWEGKGILSEPKDIAVIMNHMSQLEPLLKEYTKHIYILQGLFIGSWGEMHNSRYLSERHIARLARHLYECSGENTQIALRCPNFWRMLFKTCRPLERAVAFTDIQKARFSLFNDGIMASDTDFGTYGNVGMKDSKSYSEKWTRKDELEFQNQLCRYVANGGEVINECPGNDAGPALEVLRKMRISYLHSDYDEKVLNKWKASKSGVNETLWKEKTAFEYIEAHLGYRFTVEEASLSIAPDKSGRFKASVKIVNRGFAPCYHKYEVKFVIRDASFSEIYEYGVDTDTRMWMPEEPVELEALISTEQFGLSSYILCIGIYDPQADSPIQLADTFSSADHMGNYNLGNFTVIS
- a CDS encoding leucine-rich repeat protein, translating into MSDLLLNVILIARRNTSLSFVRALQSVLCQTYAPIKVLVVDANEPDSLYSLGMQEDLIDFPEVEYVRLDPSLSIAAIRNQMLGNAEGEYIAYLSSNDIWRLDKAALQIGGLEDSPEAAASCSGGILMDERGSELEVEPLMEHPEEDSSLWLLDNPARSPGQVIYRRAAVLEEGGFDEQFVNFCDGDMLFRLSRRKRILFPADSLCECRITSDDEAYDWNDFKDGQKILYKYTEIFLVNKRMTQNFYGRMLFLARVNYMWLNYFIYIYMYFIKSPLRSVWMLFKKAAKSVYYMMKWNKRAFRMLAGKLRLNRDIHMIQNGKLEKVKALKAPCEPEKDEQIPLEFSSAREYNEKKSLHFCFDKKLNSIVIPEYVTVIKKGMFYGCDNLISVEIPNTVLEIQAYAFHKCRNLRYVTFKEGSRLGKIGDYAFAGCRLLKTMSLPSNIVQIGKYAFAECCSLRQLSFTYLHRGEERTNNLYPTALGTLPRYMFLGCTGLLSVEFGVNSILETIENGVFLGCRRLQNVVLTGGVKYIGSYAFAYCKELETVAIPQIDALKGIGKCAFMHCETLDYFLFPNQIERIPMRTFYGCRNLKLVKIPKKVLSINHQAFAKCSSLTNAIIMSGDTSISPTAFDRHTQVRIPEIEGNEAASAG